A window of the Bradyrhizobium diazoefficiens genome harbors these coding sequences:
- a CDS encoding ABC transporter substrate-binding protein → MTNQNSGDQSLCGLSRRSLLESAAALLSIPFVAKSTVAWAEEKLAGSGEVIYFSYGGSFTEGIRRYVFDPFTKATGIKVIDATGDHPGPLIEAMNKAGRIDWDMTTLGPPYLEMHKAGMFAPIDYGIWDPESIEALPPNTRLNKDAVVGYSYSMVLAYDKRAFPKGGPKNWVDFWDVKSFPGPRGLYAAEAKFNYVSALVAAGVASRDIWPLTDDKLDRAFEKLNEIKPHITKWWSAGGEAPQLLINREYAIASAYDGRLVSAIRQGAPIKFVWDGAYLTNSYSVILKGGPNTANAQKLLAFMNRAQIAAGWTLGTGYPAPNPDQLKYLPAELRPLLSVSPENASKCIIEDTAWLDAKRADGKTNIDHIQERWTTWRAS, encoded by the coding sequence ATGACCAATCAAAATTCCGGTGACCAATCCCTTTGCGGGTTGAGCCGACGCTCATTACTCGAGTCAGCGGCGGCCTTGCTAAGCATCCCCTTCGTAGCCAAGAGCACGGTGGCTTGGGCGGAGGAAAAACTCGCCGGTAGCGGCGAAGTCATCTATTTCAGCTATGGTGGCTCTTTCACCGAAGGTATTCGGCGATATGTCTTCGATCCGTTCACGAAGGCCACCGGCATCAAGGTGATCGATGCGACGGGCGACCACCCTGGTCCCCTGATTGAGGCCATGAATAAGGCCGGCCGCATCGATTGGGATATGACCACTCTTGGCCCGCCTTATCTAGAAATGCATAAAGCCGGGATGTTCGCGCCGATTGATTACGGCATCTGGGATCCGGAGTCGATCGAGGCGTTGCCGCCGAACACTCGCCTCAACAAAGATGCGGTCGTCGGATACTCGTATTCGATGGTGCTCGCTTATGATAAGCGCGCCTTTCCGAAGGGGGGTCCGAAAAATTGGGTGGATTTTTGGGACGTCAAGAGCTTTCCGGGGCCGCGGGGACTCTACGCTGCCGAGGCTAAGTTTAACTACGTGAGTGCACTTGTTGCCGCCGGTGTCGCATCCAGGGATATCTGGCCGCTCACTGATGATAAGCTCGATCGCGCCTTCGAAAAGCTCAACGAGATCAAACCGCATATTACGAAATGGTGGAGTGCCGGCGGAGAAGCGCCTCAACTCCTGATCAACCGAGAATATGCGATAGCCAGCGCGTACGACGGTCGTTTGGTTAGTGCGATCCGCCAAGGAGCGCCAATCAAATTTGTCTGGGACGGTGCCTATTTGACCAACAGCTACTCAGTGATCCTGAAGGGTGGGCCCAACACAGCGAACGCGCAGAAGCTCCTAGCCTTCATGAACCGCGCGCAGATTGCGGCCGGGTGGACCCTGGGTACCGGATATCCCGCGCCGAATCCAGATCAGCTCAAGTACCTGCCCGCGGAGTTGAGACCGCTGCTCTCCGTCAGTCCGGAGAACGCTTCGAAGTGCATCATCGAAGACACCGCTTGGCTTGATGCGAAGCGCGCGGACGGCAAGACCAACATAGATCACATTCAGGAGCGTTGGACGACTTGGCGGGCATCATGA
- a CDS encoding FAD-binding oxidoreductase codes for MSDRFIDEVREALGKGSVLTGTDIDARYYHDFAGKSVAKPRAVVRPRTTEQISAFLQLCHREEVPVTTQGGMTGLVRGALPNANELVLSMERMNAVEEVDISAGVAVVQAGTPLQKIQERVEQEGYMFPLDLGARGSCTIGGNISTNAGGNRVIRYGMTRELILGLEVVKADGTVLQGLRKYIKNNAGIDLKQLFIGSEGILGVVTRATLRIFPAPKERKVALCALPSFEKVTSFLGMARKHLDGQLTAFEVMWNEYYRMVVERVKGVIGPLPTNHPFYVLIEACGDDPDRVHADLEKLLELAMAENMILDATLSTSNSSAAAMWRIRDSTSELDRSFPYAARIGFDISLAIDRTEEYVKVIGSRIKAVDAGAFVIVFGHVGDGNLHVVLHHEHTPDRREEFENLVYQITGEFDGSISAEHGIGILKRPYLRMSRTQEEIETMRTLKRALDPKNILNPGRIFTM; via the coding sequence ATGTCTGATCGTTTCATAGACGAAGTGCGCGAAGCGCTCGGCAAGGGTTCGGTGTTGACCGGCACCGACATAGACGCGCGCTACTACCATGATTTTGCTGGTAAATCGGTCGCCAAGCCGCGAGCGGTCGTCCGTCCAAGGACAACGGAACAGATCTCGGCGTTCCTGCAGCTTTGTCATCGTGAAGAAGTGCCGGTGACGACGCAGGGCGGCATGACAGGGTTGGTGCGAGGCGCGCTGCCGAATGCCAACGAACTTGTGTTGTCTATGGAACGCATGAACGCGGTCGAGGAGGTGGATATCTCGGCAGGCGTAGCCGTTGTGCAGGCCGGAACTCCACTGCAAAAAATCCAGGAGCGGGTCGAGCAGGAAGGCTACATGTTTCCGCTCGATCTCGGTGCGCGCGGTAGCTGTACCATCGGCGGCAACATCTCGACTAATGCCGGCGGCAACCGTGTAATTCGCTACGGCATGACGCGCGAGCTGATCCTCGGCCTCGAAGTCGTGAAAGCCGACGGGACCGTGCTGCAGGGCTTACGCAAATACATCAAGAACAACGCCGGCATCGACCTGAAGCAGCTTTTCATCGGGAGCGAGGGGATTCTCGGCGTGGTGACCCGCGCCACGTTGCGCATCTTTCCCGCACCTAAGGAGCGGAAAGTGGCGCTTTGCGCTCTGCCGTCGTTCGAAAAAGTCACCTCCTTCCTGGGCATGGCTCGAAAACACCTCGACGGACAACTGACCGCGTTCGAGGTAATGTGGAACGAGTACTACCGCATGGTCGTCGAGCGAGTGAAGGGTGTGATCGGGCCGCTGCCTACCAACCATCCCTTCTACGTGTTGATCGAGGCTTGCGGTGATGACCCCGACCGTGTCCATGCCGATCTCGAGAAGCTGCTCGAGCTCGCAATGGCCGAGAACATGATCCTTGACGCCACGCTCTCGACCTCGAATTCATCCGCAGCAGCGATGTGGCGCATCCGCGATTCCACATCGGAACTTGACCGTAGCTTCCCTTACGCCGCACGTATCGGCTTCGACATCAGTCTCGCCATCGATCGGACAGAGGAATATGTAAAAGTGATCGGATCGCGCATCAAGGCGGTCGACGCCGGCGCGTTCGTGATCGTCTTCGGTCATGTCGGTGATGGCAACCTGCATGTGGTGCTTCATCATGAGCACACGCCTGACAGGCGGGAGGAATTCGAGAACCTTGTCTATCAGATCACCGGCGAATTTGACGGGTCGATCTCGGCCGAACACGGCATCGGCATTCTGAAGCGTCCTTACCTGAGGATGAGTCGGACGCAGGAGGAAATTGAAACGATGCGTACGCTCAAGCGCGCGCTCGATCCGAAAAACATCCTAAATCCGGGACGAATCTTCACAATGTGA
- a CDS encoding M24 family metallopeptidase: MTTSEPIPFTGIPFPKWEYQLRHEKVFKAMERFEIDALLVTAFHHQRYLTGYNGYGGYFRPFPVVFVPGRSPVYVIREYELTGVRAYSCIDTFVTYTHLPDWPKAIGGVLKSYGVHDKRVGLQLGCWNLAPKDVTELQAELPNMKLVDATHLIPQLAAVKTDLELKVMREAMAMTDIAVRTFQNSLRAGLSEEELSDTMTREVAKVGGELWTTSTNIAFGERTKIPHGVATSHQIKNNEPAMIEVGGAKHGYAAGIVRSAVLGRHPEAEFVHALAVDALEEAFGAIKAGVTAASVDAAARKVVRKSALPRAFRHRTGYHTGIHWGGRANLSLEPESKDILEAGMTFHMPVILFGESDIMIGCSEHVLVTDKGAELLSSTPHTLHSA; the protein is encoded by the coding sequence ATGACTACATCCGAGCCAATTCCGTTCACTGGCATTCCGTTCCCGAAGTGGGAATACCAGCTCCGGCACGAGAAGGTATTCAAGGCCATGGAGCGCTTCGAAATCGATGCGCTGCTTGTCACCGCCTTTCACCATCAGCGGTACCTTACCGGCTATAACGGATATGGTGGGTATTTTAGGCCGTTCCCGGTCGTCTTTGTGCCAGGCAGATCGCCCGTGTATGTGATCCGCGAGTACGAGTTGACTGGTGTTCGCGCGTACAGCTGCATTGACACGTTCGTGACTTACACGCACCTGCCCGACTGGCCCAAGGCCATCGGTGGGGTCCTGAAGAGTTATGGCGTCCATGACAAAAGGGTCGGGCTGCAGCTCGGATGCTGGAATCTTGCGCCTAAAGATGTAACCGAGCTGCAGGCGGAGCTGCCGAACATGAAGTTGGTCGATGCGACCCACCTGATCCCGCAGCTCGCGGCCGTGAAGACTGATCTCGAGCTCAAGGTGATGCGCGAGGCCATGGCCATGACGGATATTGCGGTGCGTACCTTCCAGAATTCGCTGCGCGCCGGCCTCAGCGAGGAGGAATTGAGCGACACCATGACGAGGGAAGTCGCGAAAGTCGGTGGCGAACTCTGGACAACATCAACAAACATCGCGTTTGGTGAGCGCACGAAGATTCCACACGGCGTGGCAACATCTCACCAGATTAAGAACAATGAGCCTGCCATGATCGAGGTCGGCGGAGCGAAGCACGGGTACGCGGCCGGGATCGTCCGCTCTGCCGTCCTGGGAAGGCATCCCGAAGCGGAGTTCGTGCATGCTCTGGCCGTGGACGCCCTCGAAGAGGCCTTCGGCGCGATCAAGGCGGGTGTTACCGCGGCTTCGGTGGATGCTGCAGCGCGCAAGGTGGTTAGGAAATCAGCCCTTCCACGGGCGTTCCGCCACCGCACTGGCTACCACACGGGAATCCATTGGGGTGGTCGGGCCAACCTGAGTCTCGAACCCGAATCGAAGGACATCCTAGAGGCTGGTATGACATTCCACATGCCCGTTATCCTGTTCGGGGAAAGCGACATCATGATTGGGTGCAGCGAGCATGTGCTCGTCACCGATAAGGGCGCGGAGCTCCTAAGCAGCACGCCGCATACTCTCCATAGCGCTTGA
- a CDS encoding amidohydrolase family protein has translation MNGRNDESILEPTRPIIDPHHHLWDLSRRVAASAAPRDPFDDVRVHTPRYLLDELLADLNSGHNIRATVHLECDSMYRASGANEMAPVGETEFVNGIAAMGASGTYGDGRPCAGIVGYADLTLGSRVMAVLEAHTMAGGGRFRGIRQSAAYDADPNVVAPSPRRRPGLLRDAGFREGFRCLARFGLSFDAWLLEPQLPDLIDLARAFPDTPICLDHVGAPLGTGVYAGKRADRFHIWRANIELLAQCENVYVKLGGLGMHYAAFPSYMAEPPASSAQLADEWRPFIDACIEAFSPSRAMFESNFPVDALTCNYAKLWNAFKLLARPYSEDEKHELFFATAARFYRLQV, from the coding sequence ATGAACGGCCGTAACGACGAATCTATTCTCGAGCCCACGCGGCCGATTATCGATCCGCACCACCACCTGTGGGATCTAAGTCGCCGCGTGGCAGCATCGGCCGCACCAAGGGATCCCTTCGACGATGTTCGAGTGCACACGCCGCGATACCTGCTCGACGAGTTGCTCGCTGATCTGAATAGCGGTCACAATATTCGCGCTACGGTCCATCTCGAATGCGATTCGATGTATCGCGCCAGTGGAGCTAACGAAATGGCGCCTGTCGGCGAAACCGAGTTCGTCAATGGAATCGCGGCAATGGGTGCCAGCGGTACATATGGCGACGGACGGCCGTGCGCTGGGATCGTAGGCTATGCCGACCTCACCCTTGGATCGCGCGTTATGGCAGTGCTCGAAGCTCACACCATGGCTGGCGGCGGACGGTTTCGCGGGATTCGTCAAAGCGCGGCTTATGATGCCGATCCGAATGTTGTGGCACCTTCTCCACGTCGTCGACCTGGCCTGCTACGGGACGCTGGATTCCGTGAGGGCTTTCGCTGCCTTGCTCGGTTTGGTCTTTCATTTGATGCTTGGTTGCTCGAGCCGCAGCTTCCGGACCTGATCGATCTCGCGCGCGCCTTCCCGGACACGCCGATCTGCCTCGACCATGTCGGCGCACCGCTGGGAACTGGGGTGTACGCCGGTAAACGCGCGGACCGTTTCCACATCTGGCGCGCCAATATCGAGTTACTCGCACAATGTGAGAACGTCTATGTGAAGTTGGGCGGCCTGGGGATGCACTATGCCGCGTTTCCTTCGTACATGGCCGAGCCGCCCGCGTCTTCTGCGCAGCTAGCCGACGAATGGCGACCTTTCATCGACGCATGCATTGAGGCGTTCTCGCCCTCTCGTGCAATGTTCGAGAGCAATTTTCCGGTCGACGCTTTGACCTGTAACTACGCAAAGTTGTGGAACGCTTTTAAGCTATTGGCCAGACCCTACTCGGAAGACGAAAAGCATGAACTCTTCTTCGCCACCGCCGCACGCTTCTACCGGCTGCAGGTCTAA